A section of the Leptospira kobayashii genome encodes:
- a CDS encoding type 1 glutamine amidotransferase domain-containing protein, producing the protein MKKILFVITSHGVKGSSGSPTGYYLGEVSHPWKELKNAGYEIDFVSPKGGLSPVDGKDLDDPINKEFWENPIYQKKISHSFKPEEVNSKDYVAIFYAGGHGTMWDFPDSTLIGKKAAEIYESGGIVAAVCHGPSGLINLKLSNGKYLIEGKKVNGFTNEEEEAVKLTNIVPFLLEEKLKERGGIYKKSAPWKEHVEVDERLITGQNPQSAKKVGSEMVKLLAKIGN; encoded by the coding sequence ATGAAGAAAATATTGTTTGTAATTACAAGTCACGGGGTGAAAGGAAGTTCCGGTTCGCCTACAGGGTATTATCTGGGAGAAGTGAGTCATCCTTGGAAGGAGCTAAAAAATGCAGGTTACGAAATCGACTTTGTCAGTCCGAAAGGAGGACTCTCTCCCGTGGATGGAAAGGATCTCGACGATCCGATCAATAAAGAGTTTTGGGAAAATCCTATCTATCAAAAAAAGATTTCCCATTCTTTCAAACCGGAAGAAGTAAACTCAAAAGATTACGTTGCCATTTTTTATGCGGGCGGACATGGTACGATGTGGGATTTTCCCGATTCCACTTTGATTGGAAAAAAAGCTGCGGAGATCTATGAATCCGGTGGAATCGTTGCAGCCGTTTGCCACGGACCTTCCGGGCTGATCAATTTGAAACTTTCCAATGGAAAGTATCTGATAGAAGGAAAAAAGGTAAACGGTTTCACAAATGAAGAAGAGGAAGCGGTAAAACTCACAAATATTGTTCCTTTTCTATTGGAAGAAAAGCTGAAGGAAAGAGGAGGGATTTATAAAAAGTCAGCGCCATGGAAAGAACATGTGGAAGTTGATGAGCGTTTGATCACAGGTCAGAATCCTCAGTCTGCGAAAAAAGTAGGTTCCGAAATGGTAAAATTACTGGCAAAGATCGGAAACTAA
- the fliM gene encoding flagellar motor switch protein FliM yields MTEILSQDEIDALLNAISSGEVSEDEYSSVGEQKKVKIYDFKRPDKFSKDQIRTLQMMHETFARLATTGLSAQLRALVVVHVASVDQLTYEEFIRSIPNPTTLAVINMDPLRGSAILEIDPSISFTIIDRLFGGKGESSKVNRELSDIELSVMEGIIVRILGNLRESWSTVIDLRPRLGNIETNPQFAQVVPPNDMVVLITLETKVGEVEGMTNLCIPYITIEPIINKLSAQYWYSSIRKGEVDENRAVIQERLDQVKIPLISEVGSVDISLNDLMNLHTGDVIKLENTPIKTDLTVKVGDRSKFKATPGRVGNRLAIQIGDSIEDIPDELLGSTRSEQEY; encoded by the coding sequence ATGACCGAAATTCTCTCACAGGACGAAATTGATGCACTGTTAAACGCCATCTCTTCAGGAGAGGTGTCAGAAGATGAATATTCTTCCGTAGGTGAACAGAAAAAAGTTAAGATCTACGATTTCAAAAGACCGGATAAGTTTTCAAAAGACCAGATTCGTACTTTGCAGATGATGCATGAAACTTTTGCACGTCTTGCTACGACAGGTCTTTCCGCACAGCTCCGGGCACTTGTTGTAGTTCACGTTGCTTCGGTGGATCAGTTGACTTACGAAGAATTTATCCGTTCCATTCCGAACCCGACCACCCTTGCCGTTATCAATATGGACCCTCTTCGTGGATCTGCCATCCTTGAAATCGATCCTTCCATCTCCTTTACAATCATCGATCGTTTGTTTGGTGGTAAGGGAGAATCCTCTAAAGTAAACCGGGAACTTTCCGATATCGAGCTTTCGGTAATGGAAGGTATCATCGTAAGGATTTTAGGAAACCTGAGAGAGTCATGGTCTACCGTAATCGACCTTCGTCCTCGTCTTGGAAATATTGAAACAAACCCTCAATTCGCCCAAGTGGTTCCTCCGAATGATATGGTGGTATTAATTACACTGGAAACAAAAGTAGGGGAAGTAGAGGGGATGACAAACCTTTGTATTCCCTATATCACGATTGAACCGATCATCAACAAACTTTCCGCGCAGTACTGGTATTCCTCGATTCGTAAAGGGGAAGTGGACGAAAACAGAGCGGTCATCCAGGAACGATTGGACCAAGTCAAAATCCCTTTGATCTCCGAAGTGGGGAGCGTGGATATTTCGTTAAACGATCTGATGAACTTGCATACAGGAGACGTGATCAAATTGGAAAACACTCCGATCAAAACTGATCTCACCGTGAAAGTAGGGGATCGCAGCAAGTTCAAAGCTACTCCTGGTAGAGTGGGAAATCGTCTGGCCATTCAAATCGGAGATTCCATCGAAGACATTCCTGATGAATTGTTAGGATCGACCCGTTCCGAACAAGAATACTAA
- a CDS encoding ectonucleotide pyrophosphatase/phosphodiesterase has protein sequence MNKNKGKILISATFPFIIKSICLSWLFSIGFTFILISFSFQNLNAKPKKKKETIKQKLIVLSVDGFPGYYFDSPEILSLIPNLKEFSEKSSFSREIQTVNPSVTYPAHTSMVTGVDPSVHGILNNTLVDPFEKNDGGWTWYSEDIKVKTLWDYAKLKSKKTGNVFWPVTVGADVDYNLPQIWRKRIPEDDKLLRALSSKGLHKRAELAVGEPLNDVTKDLVKFRTGFWMFETFQPDLLLLYTTDLDSTHHAYGPGSAEAKEKLKQIDSEFGEFIRALDLYNRKDLALLLISDHGFSYGESLCQPNVYLLNKGWIQTDLQTYDFIFKSSGGSAILLPGNRNVLTDEERVSLKNDLEMNCPGTKWRGDKEDIAELRKSQHPDALGLLSTKAKIYISGSRKGPVFQTVKQPIYGHGYDNQNPEMKTIGGFYLKGMKNRDDWKMDSVKDVFANVCKYLSLDCKN, from the coding sequence TTGAATAAAAACAAGGGAAAGATTCTTATTTCTGCAACTTTCCCGTTTATCATTAAATCGATTTGTTTGTCCTGGCTTTTTTCCATCGGATTTACCTTTATACTGATTTCTTTTTCTTTTCAAAACCTGAATGCAAAGCCCAAAAAGAAAAAGGAAACCATAAAACAAAAGTTAATCGTTCTTTCCGTCGACGGATTCCCCGGATACTATTTTGATTCCCCTGAAATCCTAAGTCTTATTCCTAACTTAAAAGAGTTTTCTGAAAAATCTTCCTTTTCCCGAGAGATTCAAACCGTAAATCCGAGTGTTACGTATCCGGCCCACACTTCAATGGTCACCGGTGTCGATCCGAGCGTACACGGAATTTTAAACAATACCTTAGTCGATCCGTTTGAAAAGAACGATGGTGGCTGGACTTGGTATTCGGAAGACATCAAAGTAAAAACCCTTTGGGATTATGCCAAATTAAAATCAAAAAAAACTGGGAATGTATTTTGGCCTGTTACCGTAGGAGCTGATGTCGACTACAACCTACCGCAGATTTGGCGAAAGAGAATCCCGGAAGACGATAAACTTTTGCGGGCACTCTCGAGCAAAGGACTGCATAAACGTGCGGAGCTTGCGGTAGGAGAACCTTTAAATGATGTTACTAAGGACTTGGTTAAATTCAGAACCGGTTTTTGGATGTTTGAAACCTTTCAACCTGATTTGCTCCTTTTATATACCACTGATTTGGACAGCACTCACCATGCTTACGGACCCGGTTCGGCAGAGGCAAAAGAAAAACTAAAACAAATCGATTCCGAGTTCGGAGAATTCATCAGAGCGTTGGACTTATACAATCGTAAGGATCTGGCATTACTTCTTATTTCCGATCATGGTTTTTCCTACGGAGAAAGTTTATGTCAACCTAACGTATATTTGCTGAATAAAGGCTGGATTCAAACTGATTTGCAAACATATGATTTTATTTTCAAAAGTTCCGGAGGATCAGCGATTTTGCTTCCGGGCAATCGAAATGTTCTGACCGATGAGGAAAGAGTTTCCTTAAAGAATGATTTGGAGATGAATTGTCCCGGAACCAAATGGAGAGGGGATAAGGAAGATATCGCAGAGTTAAGAAAATCCCAACATCCTGATGCATTGGGCTTACTATCTACAAAGGCAAAAATCTATATTTCCGGTTCCAGGAAAGGACCCGTTTTTCAAACCGTAAAACAACCGATCTACGGACATGGGTATGACAATCAGAATCCTGAGATGAAAACCATCGGGGGATTTTATTTGAAAGGTATGAAAAACAGAGATGATTGGAAGATGGATTCGGTAAAAGATGTTTTTGCAAATGTTTGCAAATATTTGAGCCTGGATTGTAAAAACTGA